Proteins encoded in a region of the Equus asinus isolate D_3611 breed Donkey chromosome X, EquAss-T2T_v2, whole genome shotgun sequence genome:
- the DDX3X gene encoding ATP-dependent RNA helicase DDX3X isoform X1, translating to MSHVAVENALGLDQQFAGLDLNSSDNQSGGSTASKGRYIPPHLRNREATKGFYDKDSSGWSSSKDKDAYSSFGSRSDSRGKSSFFSDRGSGSRGRFDDRGRSDYDGIGSRGDRSGFGKYERGGNSRWCDKSDEDDWSKPLPPSERLEQELFSGGNTGINFEKYDDIPVEATGNNCPPHIESFSDVEMGEIIMGNIELTRYTRPTPVQKHAIPIIKEKRDLMACAQTGSGKTAAFLLPILSQIYSDGPGEALRAMKENGRYGRRKQYPISLVLAPTRELAVQIYEEARKFSYRSRVRPCVVYGGADIGQQIRDLERGCHLLVATPGRLVDMMERGKIGLDFCKYLVLDEADRMLDMGFEPQIRRIVEQDTMPPKGVRHTMMFSATFPKEIQMLARDFLDEYIFLAVGRVGSTSENITQKVVWVEESDKRSFLLDLLNATGKDSLTLVFVETKKGADSLEDFLYHEGYACTSIHGDRSQRDREEALHQFRSGKSPILVATAVAARGLDISNVKHVINFDLPSDIEEYVHRIGRTGRVGNLGLATSFFNERNINITKDLLDLLVEAKQEVPSWLENMAYEHHYKGSSRGRSKSSRFSGGFGARDYRQSSGASSSSFSSSRASSSRSGGGGHGSSRGFGGGGYGGFYNSDGYGGNYNSQGVDWWGN from the exons TTTGCTGGCCTAGACCTGAACTCTTCAGATAATCAGAGTGGAGGAAGTACAGCCAGCA aaGGGCGTTATATTCCTCCTCACTTAAGGAACAGAGAAGCTACTAAAG GATTCTACGATAAAGACAGTTCAGGTTGGAGTTCTAGTAAGGATAAGGATGCATACAGCAGTTTTGGATCTCGTAGTGATTCAAGAGGGAAGTCTAGTTTCTTCAGTGATCGTGGAAGTGGATCAAGGGGAAG GTTTGATGATCGTGGACGGAGTGACTATGACGGCATTGGCAGCCGTGGTGACAGAAGTGGCTTTGGCAAATATGAACGTGGTGGAAATAGTCGCTGGTGTGACAAATCAGATGAAGATGATTGGTCAAAACCACTCCCACCAAGTGAACGCTTGGAACA GGAGCTCTTTTCTGGAGGCAACACTGGGATTAACTTTGAGAAGTATGATGACATTCCAGTTGAGGCAACAGGCAACAACTGTCCTCCCCACATTGAAAGT TTCAGTGATGTTGAGATGGGAGAAATTATTATGGGAAACATTGAGCTTACTCGTTATACTCGCCCAACTCCAGTGCAAAAGCATGCTATTCCTATTatcaaagagaaaagagacttgATGGCTTGTGCCCAAACAG GGTCTGGAAAAACGGCAGCATTTCTCTTGCCCATCTTGAGTCAGATTTATTCAGATGGTCCAGGCGAGGCTTTGAGGGCCATGAag gAAAATGGAAGGTATGGGCGCCGCAAACAATACCCAATCTCCTTGGTATTAGCACCAACTAGAGAACTGGCAGTACAGATCTATGAGGAAGCCAGGAAA TTTTCGTACCGATCTAGAGTTCGTCCTTGCGTGGTTTATGGTGGTGCTGATATCGGTCAGCAAATTCGAGACTTAGAACGTGGATGCCACCTGCTAGTAGCCACTCCAGGACGTCTAGTGGATATGATGGAGAGGGGAAAGATTGGATTAGACTTCTGCAA ATACTTGGTGTTAGATGAAGCTGATCGGATGTTGGATATGGGGTTTGAACCTCAGATACGTAGAATAGTTGAACAAGATACTATGCCACCAAAGGGAGTTCGCCACACTATGATGTTTAGTGCTACTTTCCCTAAGGAAATACAG ATGCTTGCTCGTGATTTCTTGGATGAATACATCTTTTTGGCCGTAGGAAGAGTTGGCTCTACCTCTGAGAATATCACACAGAAAGTAGTTTGGGTGGAAGAGTCAGACAAACGGTCATTTCTGCTTGACCTTCTAAATGCAACAG GCAAGGATTCACTGACCTTAGTGTTTGTGGAGACCAAAAAGGGTGCAGATTCTCTGGAGGATTTCTTATACCATGAAGGATATGCTTGTACCAGTATCCATGGAGACCGatctcagagagacagagaggaggcccTTCACCAATTCCGCTCAGGAAAAAGCCCAATTCTAGTGGCTACAGCA GTAGCAGCAAGAGGACTGGACATTTCAAATGTGAAACATGTTATCAATTTTGACTTACCAAGTGATATTGAAGAATATGTACATCGCATTGGCCGTACAGGACGTGTAGGAAACCTTG GTCTTGCCACCTCATTCTTTAATGAGAGGAACATAAATATTACCAAGGATTTGTTGGATCTTCTTGTTGAAGCTAAGCAAGAAGTGCCATCTTGGTTAGAAAACATGGCTTATGAACACCACTACAAGGGTAGCAGTCGTGGACGATCTAAGAG CAGTAGATTCAGCGGAGGATTTGGTGCCAGAGACTATCGACAAAGTAGTGGTGCCAGCAGTTCCAGCTTCAGCAGCAGCCGCGCAAGCAGCAGCCGCAGTGGTGGAGGTGGCCATGGCAGCAGCAGAGGATTTGGTGGAG GTGGCTATGGAGGCTTTTACAACAGTGATGGATATGGAGGAAATTATAACTCCCAGGGGGTTGACTGGTGGGGTAACTGA
- the DDX3X gene encoding ATP-dependent RNA helicase DDX3X isoform X2 translates to MSHVAVENALGLDQQFAGLDLNSSDNQSGGSTASKGRYIPPHLRNREATKGFYDKDSSGWSSSKDKDAYSSFGSRSDSRGKSSFFSDRGSGSRGRFDDRGRSDYDGIGSRGDRSGFGKYERGGNSRWCDKSDEDDWSKPLPPSERLEQELFSGGNTGINFEKYDDIPVEATGNNCPPHIESFSDVEMGEIIMGNIELTRYTRPTPVQKHAIPIIKEKRDLMACAQTGSGKTAAFLLPILSQIYSDGPGEALRAMKENGRYGRRKQYPISLVLAPTRELAVQIYEEARKFSYRSRVRPCVVYGGADIGQQIRDLERGCHLLVATPGRLVDMMERGKIGLDFCKYLVLDEADRMLDMGFEPQIRRIVEQDTMPPKGVRHTMMFSATFPKEIQMLARDFLDEYIFLAVGRVGSTSENITQKVVWVEESDKRSFLLDLLNATGKDSLTLVFVETKKGADSLEDFLYHEGYACTSIHGDRSQRDREEALHQFRSGKSPILVATAVAARGLDISNVKHVINFDLPSDIEEYVHRIGRTGRVGNLGLATSFFNERNINITKDLLDLLVEAKQEVPSWLENMAYEHHYKGSSRGRSKSRFSGGFGARDYRQSSGASSSSFSSSRASSSRSGGGGHGSSRGFGGGGYGGFYNSDGYGGNYNSQGVDWWGN, encoded by the exons TTTGCTGGCCTAGACCTGAACTCTTCAGATAATCAGAGTGGAGGAAGTACAGCCAGCA aaGGGCGTTATATTCCTCCTCACTTAAGGAACAGAGAAGCTACTAAAG GATTCTACGATAAAGACAGTTCAGGTTGGAGTTCTAGTAAGGATAAGGATGCATACAGCAGTTTTGGATCTCGTAGTGATTCAAGAGGGAAGTCTAGTTTCTTCAGTGATCGTGGAAGTGGATCAAGGGGAAG GTTTGATGATCGTGGACGGAGTGACTATGACGGCATTGGCAGCCGTGGTGACAGAAGTGGCTTTGGCAAATATGAACGTGGTGGAAATAGTCGCTGGTGTGACAAATCAGATGAAGATGATTGGTCAAAACCACTCCCACCAAGTGAACGCTTGGAACA GGAGCTCTTTTCTGGAGGCAACACTGGGATTAACTTTGAGAAGTATGATGACATTCCAGTTGAGGCAACAGGCAACAACTGTCCTCCCCACATTGAAAGT TTCAGTGATGTTGAGATGGGAGAAATTATTATGGGAAACATTGAGCTTACTCGTTATACTCGCCCAACTCCAGTGCAAAAGCATGCTATTCCTATTatcaaagagaaaagagacttgATGGCTTGTGCCCAAACAG GGTCTGGAAAAACGGCAGCATTTCTCTTGCCCATCTTGAGTCAGATTTATTCAGATGGTCCAGGCGAGGCTTTGAGGGCCATGAag gAAAATGGAAGGTATGGGCGCCGCAAACAATACCCAATCTCCTTGGTATTAGCACCAACTAGAGAACTGGCAGTACAGATCTATGAGGAAGCCAGGAAA TTTTCGTACCGATCTAGAGTTCGTCCTTGCGTGGTTTATGGTGGTGCTGATATCGGTCAGCAAATTCGAGACTTAGAACGTGGATGCCACCTGCTAGTAGCCACTCCAGGACGTCTAGTGGATATGATGGAGAGGGGAAAGATTGGATTAGACTTCTGCAA ATACTTGGTGTTAGATGAAGCTGATCGGATGTTGGATATGGGGTTTGAACCTCAGATACGTAGAATAGTTGAACAAGATACTATGCCACCAAAGGGAGTTCGCCACACTATGATGTTTAGTGCTACTTTCCCTAAGGAAATACAG ATGCTTGCTCGTGATTTCTTGGATGAATACATCTTTTTGGCCGTAGGAAGAGTTGGCTCTACCTCTGAGAATATCACACAGAAAGTAGTTTGGGTGGAAGAGTCAGACAAACGGTCATTTCTGCTTGACCTTCTAAATGCAACAG GCAAGGATTCACTGACCTTAGTGTTTGTGGAGACCAAAAAGGGTGCAGATTCTCTGGAGGATTTCTTATACCATGAAGGATATGCTTGTACCAGTATCCATGGAGACCGatctcagagagacagagaggaggcccTTCACCAATTCCGCTCAGGAAAAAGCCCAATTCTAGTGGCTACAGCA GTAGCAGCAAGAGGACTGGACATTTCAAATGTGAAACATGTTATCAATTTTGACTTACCAAGTGATATTGAAGAATATGTACATCGCATTGGCCGTACAGGACGTGTAGGAAACCTTG GTCTTGCCACCTCATTCTTTAATGAGAGGAACATAAATATTACCAAGGATTTGTTGGATCTTCTTGTTGAAGCTAAGCAAGAAGTGCCATCTTGGTTAGAAAACATGGCTTATGAACACCACTACAAGGGTAGCAGTCGTGGACGATCTAAGAG TAGATTCAGCGGAGGATTTGGTGCCAGAGACTATCGACAAAGTAGTGGTGCCAGCAGTTCCAGCTTCAGCAGCAGCCGCGCAAGCAGCAGCCGCAGTGGTGGAGGTGGCCATGGCAGCAGCAGAGGATTTGGTGGAG GTGGCTATGGAGGCTTTTACAACAGTGATGGATATGGAGGAAATTATAACTCCCAGGGGGTTGACTGGTGGGGTAACTGA